The window CAGTCATCAAaggtttgaaaattatttcCTTGTTCTCTTCTTGAGAACATGTTTAAGGCAATCTTTTCAGAATGAGCAAACCATGCTTTCTTTTCCCGACAGAGGTGAATTAAATGAAATCCGCTTATTgcatttcttcatttatctttgtTTTAGGTCCTTTTTGCCATTGTGGCATTGCTTTATTATCACTAACTCGTGATGTCCCTGCACCCTTATCGTGATGAGGAGTTAAATCATTTCAAGTGTTTGTCTCTGGTTTTAAATGAATTCCCAAAGGCTTTACGTCAGACTTTTAAGGCGATGTGGGACACCACCATTGGTCGTCGCCCTGGCTACCAGCTTTGGGATGACTCCACTGCTGTGAGAAATCTCTTTGTCTCTACAGAGGGAGGGACAACTAAAGTTCCTACACACCAGTCGTACAATGAATGGGATTGTACCGCCTTCTTCCAGGCTACCATCTTTGCAAAGTCCTTCAGTATTCATTCCAAAACACTCAATGATTTGTATTTGAAGCCCCGAGCTGTTCCTTATGGAAGTTTCCATGGATCTGTGTTGAGCGCAGTAGGAGATAATGCCGAGACCTTTGCACTGGCTATTGATCAGCTTCGGCGTTTGAGGAATGCAGTTTGTCATTCTTCTCGCTTGGAGATGGACAAAGCAACATTTGACCAGAACATTCAGTACGCTAAAGAAGCGTTCAAAGCTCTAGGAATTCCAACTGTATCGATTGATGTTATTGGAAGTTTGACTGCATCTGACTTTCCGACAACAGAAGTCCGTAAGTTGGAACAACAGGTAAGGGAAGAGAAGCAAGCATACATAAAATGTTTAGAGAGCAGAAATGCAGATATGAAAAAGATTGAGGAGTCCTTAGCATCGATAAAAAAGGAGAGCCTCACTGCCAACAAAGAGGTCGCGGAGGGCTTGAGGATGCAACAGGAAGATATCAGTGCGTTAGGGAAGGAGATCCATGAGCTAAAAAAGAAGGAAGAGGAACGATATAAAGAAGCAGAAAAAACAGGTAAAACACTAGGACAACTGTTTTTAAGACTCTTTTTAAAAACAGCCGCAGATAGCAATAGGCATATGCatgacaaacaacacactgtttGTCTGTTAAAATATGACAAAAAGACAGACAAATCTTCCATGTATCTCGCGTGGTTAAAAGAATAACAAAGAACACAAGTCACATAAAAATAAACGAAACTGTTACATTACCGCTCGAAACTATTTGCTCATTTGCTGCGGTTCTTCCGAGGTCAAAATGCGGATTCGATCTCCAGTTTAACCGAGATAAAACCTCGTTTACGGCAGTTGAAAGGCGAGGTTTCACCTAGGTTTTTTCCCGTGGATTCTGTGCAGTTTAGGGATAACGGGGTGAGGCCTTTGTTCGCATTGTTTTCCACTACAAAAGGCAAGCTTAAGTGTTTGAAATTGTCACAACTGTGACATTATAAAACTGCGTGTTTGGAAATTGATAGGGTCGAAATGTGAAGCCAACATGCAGTTTCTCAAGTCGGTGTTTCAAATCATTTCCTTCGTTTCAGGACAACTTTCTTCTTATAAGCGTTGTAATTAAATAGTTTCTTTGTTTCGAGGGGTACAGTAGTTATTAAATTTGCTCTTACAGCTGAGCTAATCAAAGCCAAAGGTTAATTTCTGAGATGACgtcaaaaacaaattttctttcttcattaCATAGTTAGTCTACTAATTATGTATTATAACTAGATAATTTATGTTGTGACGAGAGTTTCTGCAGTGACGTCATCTTAAGAACGTGACCAATATTGCACAAGGTCTGTCTTCATTTAAATGACGGCAACTGAAGTTTTCTACTTCTACAATGCATTGAAAAACGGGAAATATGCCTGCTGTATAACACTTTCGGTTATTTGCACAAAGTTGAAGATGATATttgtttttacttcttgataTCTTCTCTCTCAACGAGAAAAAGGATATTAAAAATAAGTAAGAAACGTCTACTTTGTGTTTTACTTTTGCATTACAAAGACATCAAGTCAACAGTCCCAGGATCTGTTCTTCCTTCAATGATTCCAAACTTCACTGGCCGACAGAGTGAATGCCAAGAGATCGTGGATCTAGTGAGTTCCGAACATACCCGAATCGTAACGATCTGGGGCTCACCCGGATTCGGAAAGACATCGGTTGCTATAGCGGTGGGGCACCAACTGCAGTCTCGACGCTTTCctgtttgtttcctttcattACGAGGACTTCAGACAAAGGCACATCTGACATCAAAGCTTTTCAGCCTCGTAAGGCAACCCATCCCGAGTCAGAGATCAGAATCTCAGCCTCTGTCTTTTGAAGATGAGCTAATTGAGACCTTCGGCAGCATTTCAGAGTCCTGCGTATTTATTCTTGATAATGTAGATGATCTGCTAGAGAGTGGCTTTCCAAATGTAAAAGAAGACGTCCTGCAACTATTTGAAGAAATTCTCACGCGAAATAAGAAGATAACTCTGGTGGTGACAACACGAGAATCATTTGAATTtatcaacttgaatttccaagGGCACAAATCAATAAGAATAAGGTCACTGGATGACACCTCATCTCGTACGTTGGTTCATGAATTGGTGCCAAATGCGACTCCCGATGACTGCGCACAAATTGCCCAAATATGTGGTTGTGTGCCTCTTGCAATGAGGTTAATGTGCTCTCTAGTTTCTGAAGATGATGTTCAACCAAGCCAGTGTTTGATTGAGTTCACTGAGTCCACAACAGAAAGTATCGTCGACATCTTAGACAATACAGATTATCCAGCTAATCAAAGATTGCAGTTCTTATATGAAAAGTCCTTCCACAGACTTTCTCCCGAACAAAAAGAAGCATTTGTGTCTTTGTCTGTTCTTCCGGGATGTTTCACCACGACTCTAGCAGCAGCTGTATTGAATGTTAGGAAGTGCAAGGCCATCACAATGTTGAAATTACTCCAAAGAAAATCCTTTCTCGATTCAAACTCCCAGCCTGGAACATTCATAATGCATAAGCTTCTTCAGTCATTTGCTAAAGAAACGGGAGATCAGCGAATGGAAGAAATAGTAGCAAATGCAAAGTGCCGTTTCCATGAGCATTACATCTCTCGTTTCAACAAACTGAATGATGAGTTTCTGGATGGTCATTCCATGGATGCATTCATTGCATTCTATGAGGAAAAACAGATTTTTGTAGAAAGTCTAGTAGACGGCTGCAGAGATCCCAGGATAGCCgagaatgtttttaaagttttgatTAAAGCAGAAATGTTTCTTGACACGTTGTTTTGGTGTTCTATGGAATCTGACAATTTTGACACTATCTACGATTCGGCCTTAAAGTCAGCCAGTGATCTAGAGAATACACATTACCAGAGGCGTTTACTAGCTTCTAAAGCATTTAGTCAAATTACCTGGGGAGCAGGAGGAAGTTCAATGCAACTTCTCGAGAAGGCATATGAAATCCAGTCAAAATCTTGTTTAGTTTCTGATGACGAAAGGAGTAAATATTTGTGTTACTTTGGCATCTGTCAGCTTGTTAACGGCCAGGTTGAGAGCGGGATACAGTGCCTGCAAGAGGCTCTTTCTTTAATGCGTGAAAGTGGAGAGCAGAAAATTCTAAGGCTCGTTGTTAACCAAGTCATGGCGGTCTACTATCAGTTCTTAAACGACCCATCTACCTCGACTTACTACTATGACAACGCGCGCAAGGAATGCAATTCCGCTGCAGACGAGCAACTGATTGTTATTCCACCTCTGGGacgcaaaggaaaaaaaccaaaaaatagcAAAGAACTTCAAACAAATACTTTTGACTCGGGTAATTATTGGCCATTGCAATTCCTAGTTATATTTCACATTACGGAAGCAGCAAAGAACTTCTTTGACACTGACACCCAGCAATTTGTAATTAACCCTGCCCTTCGAATGTTAAATGATCTCCAGATAAATTCCAAAACCCcctttcatttgtttcatttttgcggTAATGTTCTGGTACTTCTGGGGTCAACATTCACAGAAGAGGGAATTGTTGGAACAGGTTTCGAAGAATCAGTCGCACGTCACCAAGCAACACTCGAGCAATTTAAACATAGCTCTTCAGGCCCAGAGCAGAACGTTGATTCAACCTTGACCCTTCGTTCTCAAGAATGCAATCTCTCTCTCGCAAAGTTCTACCAAGACTTCGGTAAATTGCACTACAGCAAGAAGAACTACTCAAAGGCTCTTTATTTCGAAACGTGCGCTCTTAATATCCTATTgagaacaaataaacaaaaagcaaatGCATCCTTAGCCCATAGCTACCATTCAATCGGGGTGACACAgtattcgttaggtgattttaactCTGCTCTACAGTCtgatcaacgggcattagatgtgcgaagaaagttgctcggagaagatcatgcaagcacagctgatagttaccattcactcggggtgacacagcattccttaggtgattttacctctgctctacagtctcatcaacgggcattagatgtgcgaataaaattgttcggagaagatcatgcaagcacagctcatAGTTACTATGAACTCGGGGTAACACAGCATGccttaggtgattttacctctgctctacagtctcatcaacgggcattagatgtgcgaataaaattgttcggagaagatcatgcaagcacagctcatAGTTACTAtgaactcggggtgacacagcatgccttaggtgattttacctctgctctgcagtctcatcaacgggcattagatgtgcgaataaagttgctcggagaagatcatgcaagcacagttgatagttaccattcactcggggtgacacagcattcgttaggtgattttacctctgctctgcagtctcatcaacgggcattagatttgcgaataaaattgttcggagaagatcatgcaagcacagctcatACTTACCAtgaactcggggtgacacagcattcgttaggtgattttacctctgcccTGCAGTCtcatcaacgggcattagatgtgcgaataaaattgttcggagaagatcatgcaagaacagctgatagttacgattcactcggggtgacacagcattcgttaggtgattttacctctgctctacagtctgatcaacgggcattagatgtgcgaataaagttGCTCGGAgcagatcatgcaagcacagctgatagttaccatgaactcgggttgacacagcattcgttaggtgattttacctctgctctgcagtcaaagcagcgggcattagatgtgcggataaaattgttcggagaagatcatgcaagcacagctgatagttattatgaactcggggtgacacagcattcgttaggtgattttacctctgctctacagtctgctcaacgggcattagatgtgcgaataaagttGCTCGGAGAatatcatgcaagcacagctgatagttaccatatactcggggtgacacagcattcgttaggtgattttacctctgctctgcagtcaaagcagcgcacattagatgtgcgaataaaattattcggagaagatcatgcaagaacAGCTAATTGTTACCATTCACtaggggtgacacagcattcgttaggtgattttacctctgctctgcagtcaaagcagcgggcattagatgtgcggataaaattgttcggagaagatcatgcaagcacagctgatagttattatgaactcggggtgacacaggattcgttaggtgattttacctctgctctgcagtcaaagcagcgggcattagatgtgcggataaaattgttcggagaagatcatgcaagcacagctgatagttattatgaactcggggtgacacagcattcgttaggtgattttacctctgctctgcagtcaaagcagcgggcattagatgtgcgaataaaattgttcggagaagatcatgcaagaacAGCGCATAGTTACCATttactcggggtgacacagcgttcgttaggtgattttacctctgctctgcagtcttatcaacgggcattagatttgcgaataaaattgttcggagaagatcatgcaagcacagctcatACTTACCAtgaactcggggtgacacagcattccttaggtgattttacgtctgctctgcagtcaaagcagcgggcattagatgtgcggataaaattgttcggagaagttCATGCAAGAACAGCTAATAGTTACCATttactcggggtgacacagtattccttaggtgattttacctctgctctgcagtcaatgcatcgggcattagatgtgcaaataaagttgttcggagaagatcatgcaagaacagctaatagttaccattcacttggggtgacacagcatgccttaggtgattttacctctgctctacagtctcagcaacgggcattagatgtgcgaatgaaattgttcggagaagatcatgcaagaacAGCTCATAGTTACCATttactcggggtgacacagcgttcgttaggtgattttacctctgctctgcagtctcatCAACGAGCATTAGATttgcgaataaaattgttcggagaagatcatgcaagcacagctcaCACTTACCATGAACTCGGGGtaacacagcattcgttaggtgattttacctctgctctacagtctcatcaacgggcattagatgtgcgaatacagttgctcggagaagatcatgcaagcacagctgattcttaccatgaactcggggtgacacagcattcgttaggtgattttacctctgcccTGCAGTCtcatcaacgggcattagatgtgcgaataaaattgttcggagaacaCCATGCAAGAACAGCTGATAGTTAcgattcactcggggtgacacagcattcgttaggtgattttacctctgctctacagtctgatcaacgggcattagatgtgcgaataaagttgctcggagaagatcatgcaagaacagctgatagttaccatttactcggggtgacacagtattccttaggtgattttacctctgctctacagtctcatcaacgggcattagatgtgcgaataaaatttttcggagaagatcatgcaagaacAGCTCATAGTTACCATttactcggggtgacacagcgttcgttaggtgattttacctctgctctgcagtctcatCATCGGGCATTAGATttgcgaataaaattgttcggagaagatcatgcaagaacAGCTGATAGTTACGATTCACtgggggtgacacagcattcgttaggtgattttacctctgctctacagtctgatcaacgggcattagatgtgcgaataaagttgctcggagaagatcatgcaagcacagctgatagttaccatgaactcgggttgacacagcattcgttaggtgattttacctctgctctgcagtcaaagcagcgggcattagatgtgcggataaaattgttcggagaagatcatgcaagcacagctgatagttaccatgaactcggggtgacacagcattcgttaggtgattttacgtcTGCTttgcagtcaaagcagcgggcattagatgtgtggataaaattgttcggagaagatcatgcaagaacagctgatagttaccatttactCGGGGCGACACAGTATTccttaggtgattttacctctgctctacagtctcatcaacgggcattagatgtgcgaataaaattgttcggagaagatcatgcaagaacAGCTCATAGTTACCATttactcggggtgacacagcgttcgttaggtgattttacctctgctctgcagtctcatCATCGGGCATTAGATttgcgaataaaattgttcggagaagatcatgcaagaacAGCTGATAGTTACGATTCACtgggggtgacacagcattcgttaggtgattttacctctgctctacagtctgatcaacgggcattagatgtgcgaataaagttgctcggagaagatcatgcaagcacagctgatagttaccatgaACTCGGGTTGACACAGCATtcattaggtgattttacctctgctctgcagtcaaagcagcgggcattagatgtgcgtataaaattgttcggagaagatcatgcaagcacagctgatagttaccatgaactcggggtgacacagcattcgttaggtgattttacgtctgctctgcagtcaaagcagcgggcattagatgtgtggataaaattgttcggagaatcTCATGCAAgaacagctgatagttaccatttactcggggtgacacagtattccttaggtgattttacctctgctctacagtctcatcaacgggcattagatgtgcgaataaaattgttcggagaagatcatgcaagcacagctcatAGTTACTAtgaactcggggtgacacagcatgccttaggtgattttacctctgctctacagtctcatcaacgggcattagatgtgcgaataaaattgttcggagaagatcatgcaagcacagctcatAGTTACTATGAACTCGGgatgacacagcattcgttaggtgattttacctctgctctgcagtcaatgcagcgggcattagatgtgcaaGTAAagttgttcggagaagatcatgcaagaacagctaatagttaccattcactcggggtgacacagcatgcCTTAGGTGAAtttacctctgctctacagtctcatcaacgggcattagatgtgcgaataaaattgttcggagaagatcatgcaagaacAGCGCATAGTTACCATttactcggggtgacacagcgttcgttaggtgatttttcctctgctctgcagtctcatcaacgggcattagatttgcgaataaaattgttcggagaagatcatgcaagcacagctaaTACTTACCAtgaactcggggtgacacagcattcgttaggtgattttacctctgctctgcagtcaatgcagcgggcattagatgtgcaaataaagttgttcggagaagatcatgcaagaacagctgatagttaccatttactcggggtgacacagtaTTCCTTAGGttattttacctctgctctacagtctcatcaacgggcattagatgtgcgaataaaattgttcggagaagatcatgcaagcacagctcatAGTTACTAtgaactcggggtgacacagcattcgttaggtgattttacctctgctctgcagtcaatgcagcgggcattagatgtgcaaataaagttgttcggagaagatcatgcaagaacagctaatagttaccattcactcggggtgacacagtattccttaggtgattttacctctgctctgcagtctcatCAACGGACATTAGACGTGCGAATAAAAttattcggagaagatcatgcaagcacagctcatAGTTACAATaaactcggggtgacacagcattcgttaggtgattttacctctgctctgcagtcactgcagcgggcattagatgtgcaaataaagttgttcggagaagatcattcaagaacagctgatagttaccatttactcggggtgacacagcattccttaggtgattttacctccgCTCTGCAGTCAtatcaacgggcattagatgtgcgaataaaattgtcCGGAGAaaatcatgcaagcacagctgatagttaccatatactcggggtgacacagcattcgttaggtgattttatctctgctctgcagtcaaagcagcgggcattagatgtgcgaataaatttattcggagaagatcatgcaagaacagctgatagttaccatacacttggggtgacacagcattcgttaggtgactttacctctgctctgcagtcaaaacagcgggcattagatgtgcgaaaaaaattgttcggagaagatcatgcaagaacagctgagagttaccattTACTCGGGGTGActcagcattcgttaggtgatttttcCTCTGCTTTACAGTGTCATCAACGGGCATTACATGTGCGAATAAAGTTGCTCAGAGAAGACTTTGCAAGCATAGCTGATAagtaccattcactcggggtgacacagcattcgttaggtgatcttacctctgctctgcagtcaaagcagcgggcattagatgtgcgaataaaattgttcggagaaaaTCATGCAAAAACAGCTGATAGCTACCATATACTAGGgatgacacagcattcgttaggtgattttacctctgctttGCAGTCAAAGCAGCAGGCATTAGATGTCCGactaaaattgttcggagaagatcatgcaagaacAGCTGATACTTACCATACACTTGGgatgacacagcattcgttaggtgattttacctctgctctacagtctcatcaacgggcattagatgtgcgaataaagttgctcggagaagatcatgcaagcacagttgatagttaccattcacttggagtgacacagcattcgttaggtgattttacctctgctctgcagtctcatCAACGgtcattagatgtgcgaataaaattgttcggagaagatcatgcaagcacagctgatagttaccattcattcggggtgacacagcattcgttaggtgattttacctctgctctacagtctgatcaacgggcattagatgtgcaaataaagttgttcggagaagatcatgcaaggacagctgatagttaccatgaactcggggtgacacagcattcgttaggtgattttacctctgctctgcagtctcatcaacgggcattagatttgcgaataaaattgttcggagaagatcatgcacgaacagctgatagttaccattcactcggggtaaCACAGCATTccttaggtgattttacctctgctctacagTCTCATCAACGGgaattagatgtgcgaataaagtggctcggagaagatcatgcaacaACAGCtaatagttaccattcacttggggtgacacagcattcgttaggtgactttacctctgctctgcattCAAaacagcgggcattagatgtgcg of the Montipora foliosa isolate CH-2021 chromosome 14, ASM3666993v2, whole genome shotgun sequence genome contains:
- the LOC137984899 gene encoding uncharacterized protein, with translation MSLHPYRDEELNHFKCLSLVLNEFPKALRQTFKAMWDTTIGRRPGYQLWDDSTAVRNLFVSTEGGTTKVPTHQSYNEWDCTAFFQATIFAKSFSIHSKTLNDLYLKPRAVPYGSFHGSVLSAVGDNAETFALAIDQLRRLRNAVCHSSRLEMDKATFDQNIQYAKEAFKALGIPTVSIDVIGSLTASDFPTTEVRKLEQQVREEKQAYIKCLESRNADMKKIEESLASIKKESLTANKEVAEGLRMQQEDISALGKEIHELKKKEEERYKEAEKTDIKSTVPGSVLPSMIPNFTGRQSECQEIVDLVSSEHTRIVTIWGSPGFGKTSVAIAVGHQLQSRRFPVCFLSLRGLQTKAHLTSKLFSLVRQPIPSQRSESQPLSFEDELIETFGSISESCVFILDNVDDLLESGFPNVKEDVLQLFEEILTRNKKITLVVTTRESFEFINLNFQGHKSIRIRSLDDTSSRTLVHELVPNATPDDCAQIAQICGCVPLAMRLMCSLVSEDDVQPSQCLIEFTESTTESIVDILDNTDYPANQRLQFLYEKSFHRLSPEQKEAFVSLSVLPGCFTTTLAAAVLNVRKCKAITMLKLLQRKSFLDSNSQPGTFIMHKLLQSFAKETGDQRMEEIVANAKCRFHEHYISRFNKLNDEFLDGHSMDAFIAFYEEKQIFVESLVDGCRDPRIAENVFKVLIKAEMFLDTLFWCSMESDNFDTIYDSALKSASDLENTHYQRRLLASKAFSQITWGAGGSSMQLLEKAYEIQSKSCLVSDDERSKYLCYFGICQLVNGQVESGIQCLQEALSLMRESGEQKILRLVVNQVMAVYYQFLNDPSTSTYYYDNARKECNSAADEQLIVIPPLGRKGKKPKNSKELQTNTFDSGNYWPLQFLVIFHITEAAKNFFDTDTQQFVINPALRMLNDLQINSKTPFHLFHFCGNVLVLLGSTFTEEGIVGTGFEESVARHQATLEQFKHSSSGPEQNVDSTLTLRSQECNLSLAKFYQDFGKLHYSKKNYSKALYFETCALNILLRTNKQKANASLAHSYHSIGVTQYSLGDFNSALQSDQRALDVRRKLLGEDHASTADSYHSLGVTQHSLGDFTSALQSHQRALDVRIKLFGEDHASTAHSYYELGVTQHALGDFTSALQSHQRALDVRIKLFGEDHASTAHSYYELGVTQHALGDFTSALQSHQRALDVRIKLLGEDHASTVDSYHSLGVTQHSLGDFTSALQSHQRALDLRIKLFGEDHASTAHTYHELGVTQHSLGDFTSALQSHQRALDVRIKLFGEDHARTADSYDSLGVTQHSLGDFTSALQSDQRALDVRIKLLGADHASTADSYHELGLTQHSLGDFTSALQSKQRALDVRIKLFGEDHASTADSYYELGVTQHSLGDFTSALQSAQRALDVRIKLLGEYHASTADSYHILGVTQHSLGDFTSALQSKQRTLDVRIKLFGEDHARTANCYHSLGVTQHSLGDFTSALQSKQRALDVRIKLFGEDHASTADSYYELGVTQDSLGDFTSALQSKQRALDVRIKLFGEDHASTADSYYELGVTQHSLGDFTSALQSKQRALDVRIKLFGEDHARTAHSYHLLGVTQRSLGDFTSALQSYQRALDLRIKLFGEDHASTAHTYHELGVTQHSLGDFTSALQSKQRALDVRIKLFGEVHARTANSYHLLGVTQYSLGDFTSALQSMHRALDVQIKLFGEDHARTANSYHSLGVTQHALGDFTSALQSQQRALDVRMKLFGEDHARTAHSYHLLGVTQRSLGDFTSALQSHQRALDLRIKLFGEDHASTAHTYHELGVTQHSLGDFTSALQSHQRALDVRIQLLGEDHASTADSYHELGVTQHSLGDFTSALQSHQRALDVRIKLFGEHHARTADSYDSLGVTQHSLGDFTSALQSDQRALDVRIKLLGEDHARTADSYHLLGVTQYSLGDFTSALQSHQRALDVRIKFFGEDHARTAHSYHLLGVTQRSLGDFTSALQSHHRALDLRIKLFGEDHARTADSYDSLGVTQHSLGDFTSALQSDQRALDVRIKLLGEDHASTADSYHELGLTQHSLGDFTSALQSKQRALDVRIKLFGEDHASTADSYHELGVTQHSLGDFTSALQSKQRALDVWIKLFGEDHARTADSYHLLGATQYSLGDFTSALQSHQRALDVRIKLFGEDHARTAHSYHLLGVTQRSLGDFTSALQSHHRALDLRIKLFGEDHARTADSYDSLGVTQHSLGDFTSALQSDQRALDVRIKLLGEDHASTADSYHELGLTQHSLGDFTSALQSKQRALDVRIKLFGEDHASTADSYHELGVTQHSLGDFTSALQSKQRALDVWIKLFGESHARTADSYHLLGVTQYSLGDFTSALQSHQRALDVRIKLFGEDHASTAHSYYELGVTQHALGDFTSALQSHQRALDVRIKLFGEDHASTAHSYYELGMTQHSLGDFTSALQSMQRALDVQVKLFGEDHARTANSYHSLGVTQHALGEFTSALQSHQRALDVRIKLFGEDHARTAHSYHLLGVTQRSLGDFSSALQSHQRALDLRIKLFGEDHASTANTYHELGVTQHSLGDFTSALQSMQRALDVQIKLFGEDHARTADSYHLLGVTQYSLGYFTSALQSHQRALDVRIKLFGEDHASTAHSYYELGVTQHSLGDFTSALQSMQRALDVQIKLFGEDHARTANSYHSLGVTQYSLGDFTSALQSHQRTLDVRIKLFGEDHASTAHSYNKLGVTQHSLGDFTSALQSLQRALDVQIKLFGEDHSRTADSYHLLGVTQHSLGDFTSALQSYQRALDVRIKLSGENHASTADSYHILGVTQHSLGDFISALQSKQRALDVRINLFGEDHARTADSYHTLGVTQHSLGDFTSALQSKQRALDVRKKLFGEDHARTAESYHLLGVTQHSLGDFSSALQCHQRALHVRIKLLREDFASIADKYHSLGVTQHSLGDLTSALQSKQRALDVRIKLFGENHAKTADSYHILGMTQHSLGDFTSALQSKQQALDVRLKLFGEDHARTADTYHTLGMTQHSLGDFTSALQSHQRALDVRIKLLGEDHASTVDSYHSLGVTQHSLGDFTSALQSHQRSLDVRIKLFGEDHASTADSYHSFGVTQHSLGDFTSALQSDQRALDVQIKLFGEDHARTADSYHELGVTQHSLGDFTSALQSHQRALDLRIKLFGEDHARTADSYHSLGVTQHSLGDFTSALQSHQRELDVRIKWLGEDHATTANSYHSLGVTQHSLGDFTSALHSKQRALDVRIKLLGEDHATTADTYHSLGLTQHSLDDFTSALQSH